A genome region from Rhodopseudomonas boonkerdii includes the following:
- a CDS encoding anthranilate synthase component I yields the protein MNRTIFSLPTESAYKTSGGLTVTRHAEFFTGGTALDDLITRLDHYRGVVLSSGTTVPGRYESFDLGFSDPPLLLETTGSEFTITALNKRGQVLIAFLAEKLNDPCVVLDGRTMAKLKGHIVRGEAPVEEDQRTRRASVMSLIRDLVAQLFSSADPMLGLYGAFAYDLVFQVEDLKQKRAREADQRDIVLYIPDRLLAYDRATGRGVVLTYDFAFKERSTEGLPRETPESGYNKAPREGFADHAPGQYQETVEKARAAFARGDLFEAVPGQLFAEPCDRSPAEVFQRLCIINPSPYGALMNLGDGEFLVSASPEMFVRSDGRRVETCPISGTIARGSDAIGDAEQIRQLLNSEKDEFELNMCTDVDRNDKARVCVPGTIKVLARRQIETYSKLFHTVDHVEGMLRPGFDALDAFLTHAWAVTVTGAPKLWAMQFVEDNERSSRRWYAGAIGVVGFDGTINTGITIRTIRMKDGLAEVRVGATLLFDSDPVAEEKECQTKAAALFQALRGDPPKKLSAFAPDASGSGKKVLLIDHEDSFVHMLADYFRQVGADVSVVRHVHAQTVLKRDEFDLLVLSPGPGRPADFGISKTLDTALAKKLPVFGVCLGVQAIGEYFGGQLGQLTQPAHGRPSRVQVKGGQLMQGLPNEVTIGRYHSLFIEMHDMPEVLTVTATTEDGVAMAIEHKTLPIGGVQFHPESLMSLGGEVGLRIVENAFRLGQKAA from the coding sequence ATGAACAGGACGATTTTTTCTCTCCCCACTGAGAGCGCATACAAGACTTCGGGCGGTCTGACCGTCACGCGCCACGCCGAGTTCTTCACCGGCGGCACGGCGTTGGACGATCTCATCACCCGGCTCGACCATTATCGTGGCGTGGTGCTGTCCTCGGGCACCACGGTGCCGGGCCGCTATGAGAGTTTCGATCTCGGCTTCTCCGATCCGCCGCTGCTGCTGGAAACGACGGGTTCCGAATTCACCATCACCGCGTTGAACAAGCGCGGGCAGGTGCTGATCGCCTTCCTCGCTGAAAAGCTGAACGATCCCTGCGTGGTACTCGATGGCCGCACCATGGCAAAGCTGAAGGGGCACATCGTCCGCGGCGAGGCGCCGGTGGAGGAAGATCAACGCACCCGCCGCGCCAGCGTGATGTCGCTGATCCGCGATCTCGTCGCGCAGTTGTTCTCGTCCGCCGATCCTATGCTCGGCCTCTATGGTGCCTTTGCCTATGATCTCGTCTTCCAGGTCGAGGATCTCAAGCAGAAGCGTGCGCGCGAGGCGGATCAACGCGACATCGTGCTCTACATCCCCGATCGCCTGCTCGCCTATGACCGCGCCACCGGCCGCGGCGTCGTGCTGACTTATGACTTTGCCTTCAAGGAGCGCTCCACCGAGGGCCTGCCGCGCGAGACGCCCGAGAGCGGCTATAACAAGGCGCCGCGCGAAGGCTTTGCCGATCATGCGCCCGGCCAATATCAAGAGACCGTCGAGAAAGCGCGTGCCGCCTTCGCGCGTGGCGACCTGTTCGAGGCGGTGCCGGGCCAGCTCTTCGCCGAGCCCTGCGATCGCTCCCCCGCTGAAGTATTTCAGCGCCTCTGCATCATCAATCCATCGCCTTATGGGGCGCTGATGAATCTCGGTGATGGCGAATTCCTGGTGTCCGCCTCGCCGGAAATGTTCGTGCGCTCCGATGGCCGTCGCGTCGAGACCTGTCCGATCTCCGGCACCATCGCCCGCGGCAGCGACGCTATCGGCGACGCCGAGCAGATTCGTCAGCTCCTGAATTCGGAGAAAGATGAGTTCGAGCTCAATATGTGCACCGATGTCGATCGCAACGACAAGGCGCGCGTTTGCGTGCCCGGGACGATCAAAGTGCTTGCGCGCCGGCAGATCGAAACCTACTCAAAGCTCTTCCATACTGTCGATCACGTTGAGGGCATGTTGCGCCCGGGCTTCGATGCGCTGGACGCGTTCCTCACCCATGCATGGGCCGTCACAGTCACCGGTGCGCCAAAACTGTGGGCAATGCAGTTCGTCGAGGACAACGAGCGTTCGTCGCGGCGCTGGTACGCTGGCGCCATCGGCGTGGTCGGCTTCGACGGCACGATCAATACCGGCATCACTATCCGCACCATCCGCATGAAGGACGGTCTCGCTGAAGTCCGCGTTGGCGCCACGCTGCTGTTCGACAGTGATCCGGTGGCGGAAGAGAAGGAATGCCAGACCAAGGCCGCGGCGCTGTTCCAGGCGCTGCGCGGCGATCCACCAAAGAAGCTGTCCGCCTTTGCGCCCGATGCCAGCGGCTCCGGCAAGAAGGTGCTGCTGATCGATCACGAGGACAGTTTTGTCCATATGCTGGCGGATTATTTCCGCCAGGTGGGTGCTGATGTCAGCGTGGTCAGGCATGTCCATGCGCAGACCGTGCTGAAACGCGACGAGTTCGATCTGCTGGTGCTGTCACCCGGTCCCGGCCGTCCCGCCGATTTCGGCATCTCGAAGACGCTCGATACGGCACTTGCCAAAAAACTCCCGGTGTTCGGTGTCTGCCTCGGCGTCCAGGCCATCGGGGAATATTTCGGTGGTCAGCTCGGCCAGCTCACGCAGCCCGCCCATGGCCGGCCGTCGCGAGTGCAGGTCAAAGGCGGGCAACTGATGCAGGGTCTGCCCAACGAGGTCACCATCGGCCGCTATCACTCGCTGTTCATCGAGATGCACGACATGCCCGAGGTGCTGACGGTGACCGCCACCACCGAGGATGGCGTCGCGATGGCGATCGAGCACAAGACCCTCCCGATCGGCGGCGTCCAGTTCCACCCGGAATCGCTGATGTCGCTGGGCGGGGAGGTGGGTCTGCGCATTGTTGAAAATGCGTTTCGGCTAGGCCAAAAGGCGGCCTGA
- a CDS encoding GNAT family N-acetyltransferase, giving the protein MTTDFTISDLRRRPDFFDIVADRIWRAWWKRHGVPEAYIVERLRENMVGAGLPVALVAHREGDFLGTASLLVSDLDERPEYTPWVAAVWTEPEARRQGVAPGLIERACREALERGHSRVYLCAAPPRRAYYEYLGWTPVEDEVGPLKLTVFMREWPQIS; this is encoded by the coding sequence ATGACAACCGATTTCACCATCTCCGATCTGCGCCGGCGGCCCGATTTTTTCGACATCGTGGCCGATCGCATCTGGCGGGCGTGGTGGAAGCGCCATGGCGTGCCGGAGGCCTATATCGTCGAGCGGCTGCGTGAAAACATGGTCGGAGCGGGGTTGCCGGTCGCACTGGTGGCGCATCGTGAGGGTGACTTTCTCGGCACTGCTTCACTGCTGGTCTCCGATCTCGACGAACGCCCCGAATATACGCCCTGGGTGGCTGCGGTCTGGACCGAGCCGGAAGCCCGCCGGCAGGGTGTAGCTCCCGGGCTGATCGAGCGGGCTTGCCGGGAGGCGCTTGAGCGAGGGCATTCGCGCGTCTACCTCTGTGCCGCCCCACCACGCCGGGCCTATTACGAGTATCTCGGCTGGACTCCTGTTGAGGATGAGGTCGGGCCGCTGAAACTGACGGTATTCATGCGGGAATGGCCGCAAATCTCTTGA
- a CDS encoding GNAT family N-acetyltransferase codes for MLIRKAHIDEAAKACDVLRRSILELCGADHHDNPAIIRRWLANKTPAVVGSWIAHPDNVVLVAVEGETVLGIGIVRNDGEITCNYVSPDARFRGVSKAMLALLETAARSHGNDVCHLISTETAHRLYLSAGYEDCGVPQGKFGTTSSFPMLKQLAAESSKP; via the coding sequence ATGCTGATCCGCAAAGCGCATATCGATGAGGCGGCCAAGGCATGCGATGTCTTGCGCCGTTCCATCCTTGAGCTTTGCGGTGCCGATCACCATGACAATCCGGCGATCATCAGGCGCTGGCTAGCCAACAAGACGCCGGCGGTGGTCGGGAGCTGGATTGCCCATCCGGACAATGTCGTTCTCGTCGCAGTCGAGGGAGAAACAGTGCTCGGCATCGGCATTGTCAGAAACGATGGCGAGATTACGTGCAACTATGTCTCGCCGGATGCTCGGTTCCGGGGCGTCAGCAAGGCGATGCTGGCACTGCTCGAGACTGCCGCGCGGAGCCATGGTAATGATGTCTGCCATCTGATCAGCACCGAGACAGCCCATCGCCTTTATCTGTCTGCGGGTTATGAAGATTGCGGCGTACCGCAGGGCAAATTCGGCACGACGTCATCCTTCCCCATGCTGAAACAGCTTGCCGCCGAGTCCTCCAAACCATGA
- a CDS encoding dienelactone hydrolase family protein, protein MGSSITFKRPDGKEAKGYLAKASDAKAGSAHAPGVVMIQEWWGLSDQIKGLADRLAQEGFDVLAPDLYNGVVVPYHDTDAANKEMNSLDFMDATTQTVRGAVQYLSKDGAKVGLTGFCLGGAVTVIGATKIPELSAAVAFYGIPPEQAAKPADVQVPLQGHFANRDDWCTPAVVDAFAQGLKAAGKSAEFFRYDADHAFVNEQRAEVHDLEAAKLAWSRATAFFKKHLG, encoded by the coding sequence ATGGGCTCATCCATCACTTTCAAGCGCCCCGACGGCAAGGAAGCCAAGGGCTATCTCGCCAAGGCGTCTGATGCAAAGGCCGGCAGCGCCCATGCACCGGGCGTGGTCATGATCCAGGAATGGTGGGGTCTGTCCGACCAGATCAAGGGCCTTGCCGATCGTCTTGCCCAAGAGGGCTTCGATGTGCTGGCGCCTGACCTCTATAACGGCGTGGTCGTGCCCTATCACGACACGGACGCTGCCAACAAAGAGATGAACTCGCTCGATTTCATGGATGCGACCACCCAGACCGTGCGCGGCGCCGTACAATATCTGTCTAAAGACGGTGCCAAGGTGGGCCTGACCGGCTTCTGTCTCGGTGGCGCAGTAACTGTCATCGGCGCCACCAAGATTCCAGAGCTCAGCGCTGCGGTGGCGTTCTATGGCATCCCGCCGGAGCAGGCCGCAAAGCCCGCCGATGTGCAGGTGCCGTTGCAGGGCCATTTCGCCAATCGTGACGACTGGTGTACGCCGGCAGTCGTCGATGCCTTCGCGCAGGGCCTGAAGGCGGCCGGCAAGAGCGCAGAGTTTTTCCGCTATGACGCCGACCACGCCTTCGTCAACGAGCAGCGGGCCGAGGTACACGATCTCGAAGCCGCCAAGCTGGCCTGGAGCCGAGCGACGGCGTTCTTCAAGAAGCATCTGGGGTAA
- a CDS encoding cytochrome c1: MSGPSTYQPSHPALQWFEKRLPLIGLIHSSFIAYPTPRNLNYWWTFGGILSFMLGVQIVTGVILAMHYTPHVDHAFNSVEAIVRDVNYGWLLRYLHSNGASMFFIAVYIHMLRGLYYGSYKAPREVLWILGVIIYLLMMATGFMGYVLPWGQMSFWGATVITNLFSAIPYVGESIVTLLWGGYAVGNPTLNRFFSLHYLLPFVIAGVVVLHVWALHVVGQNNPAGVEPKTEKDMVPFTPYATIKDGFGIVCFMIFYAWFVFYIPNYLGDPDNYIQANPGVTPAHIVPEWYYLPFYAILRSIPSKLGGVIAMFSAIIVLAFLPWLDSAKTRSSKYRPLAKQFFWIFVAVCVLLGWLGGKPAEGVYIIAGRVLTFCYFAYFLIVLPILSRIETPRAVPNSIADDVLAKYGKKAGPMAPVILALVLAGGLVMGGAQNARAAEGGPTPPSLSWSFAGPFGTFDRGALQRGYKVYKEVCATCHSMNLVHFRNLADPGGPGFSAAQALAVASDIKVQDGPNDAGDMFERPGRLADKFPAPFPNENAARAANGGAYPPDLSLMAKARNYDRGFPQFIFDFFWQFQEKGPNYIDALLQGYTDPPKDFQLPQGAYYNKYFPGHAIKMPKPISDDQVTYDDGTPQKVENYAKDVATFLMWTAEPHLEARKKLGLQVMIFLIIFAFLMYFTKKKVWANAH, encoded by the coding sequence ATGAGCGGACCATCCACCTACCAGCCCTCCCATCCTGCCTTGCAATGGTTTGAGAAGCGCCTGCCGCTGATCGGGCTGATTCATTCGTCTTTCATCGCCTATCCAACGCCGCGTAACCTGAATTACTGGTGGACGTTCGGCGGTATCCTCTCCTTCATGCTTGGTGTGCAGATCGTCACCGGCGTGATCCTGGCGATGCACTACACGCCGCATGTCGATCACGCTTTCAACTCGGTCGAGGCGATCGTCCGTGACGTGAACTACGGCTGGCTGCTGCGCTACCTGCATTCCAACGGCGCTTCGATGTTCTTTATCGCCGTCTATATCCACATGCTCCGCGGCCTCTATTACGGTTCCTACAAGGCCCCGCGCGAAGTACTCTGGATCCTCGGCGTTATCATCTATCTCTTGATGATGGCCACCGGCTTCATGGGCTATGTGCTGCCTTGGGGCCAGATGAGCTTCTGGGGTGCCACCGTCATCACCAACCTGTTCTCGGCCATTCCCTATGTCGGCGAGAGCATCGTGACTTTGCTCTGGGGTGGTTATGCCGTCGGCAATCCGACGCTGAACCGCTTCTTCTCACTGCACTATCTGTTGCCCTTCGTGATCGCAGGCGTCGTCGTCCTGCACGTCTGGGCGTTGCACGTGGTCGGTCAGAACAATCCGGCCGGCGTCGAGCCGAAGACCGAAAAGGACATGGTGCCGTTCACGCCCTATGCGACCATCAAGGACGGTTTCGGCATCGTCTGCTTCATGATCTTTTACGCCTGGTTCGTGTTCTACATCCCGAACTATCTCGGCGACCCCGACAACTACATCCAGGCCAATCCGGGTGTGACCCCGGCGCATATCGTGCCGGAATGGTACTACCTGCCGTTCTACGCCATCCTGCGCTCGATTCCGTCCAAGCTCGGCGGCGTTATCGCCATGTTCTCGGCGATCATCGTGCTGGCATTCCTGCCCTGGCTGGATAGTGCCAAGACGCGGTCCTCGAAGTATCGTCCGCTGGCCAAGCAGTTCTTCTGGATCTTCGTCGCGGTTTGCGTGCTGCTCGGTTGGCTCGGCGGCAAGCCTGCGGAAGGTGTCTATATCATCGCCGGCCGCGTGCTGACTTTCTGCTACTTCGCCTACTTCCTTATCGTGCTGCCCATCCTGAGCCGCATCGAGACACCACGCGCGGTGCCCAACTCGATCGCCGATGACGTGCTGGCGAAATACGGCAAGAAGGCCGGACCGATGGCGCCAGTGATCCTCGCGCTGGTGCTGGCTGGTGGCCTCGTGATGGGCGGTGCCCAGAACGCCAGGGCTGCCGAAGGCGGCCCCACCCCGCCGTCGCTGTCGTGGAGCTTTGCCGGTCCTTTCGGCACATTTGATCGTGGTGCTCTGCAGCGCGGTTACAAGGTCTACAAGGAAGTCTGCGCGACCTGCCATTCGATGAATCTCGTCCACTTCCGCAATCTCGCGGACCCCGGCGGTCCCGGCTTCTCGGCGGCACAGGCGCTGGCGGTGGCGTCCGACATCAAAGTGCAGGACGGCCCTAACGATGCCGGCGACATGTTCGAGCGTCCGGGCCGGCTCGCCGACAAGTTTCCGGCGCCGTTCCCGAACGAGAACGCGGCTCGCGCAGCCAATGGTGGCGCCTATCCGCCGGACTTGTCGCTGATGGCCAAGGCTCGCAACTATGATCGCGGCTTCCCGCAGTTCATCTTCGACTTCTTCTGGCAGTTCCAGGAAAAGGGGCCGAACTATATCGATGCCCTACTGCAGGGGTATACCGACCCGCCGAAGGACTTCCAGTTGCCGCAGGGAGCCTACTATAACAAGTACTTCCCAGGCCACGCCATCAAGATGCCGAAGCCGATCTCGGACGATCAGGTGACCTATGATGATGGCACCCCGCAGAAGGTCGAAAACTACGCCAAGGACGTGGCGACCTTCCTGATGTGGACGGCTGAGCCGCATCTCGAGGCCCGCAAGAAGCTCGGTCTGCAGGTGATGATTTTTCTGATCATCTTTGCCTTCCTGATGTATTTTACCAAGAAGAAGGTCTGGGCCAACGCGCACTGA
- the petA gene encoding ubiquinol-cytochrome c reductase iron-sulfur subunit: MTTTSSAQHTRRDFLYVATGAVAAVGAAAAAWPLISQMNPDASTIAAGAPIEVDLTPIAEGQDIKVFWRGKPIYISHRTKKQIDDARAVPVSSLPDPQTDQARVKEGHDQWLVVIGICTHLGCIPIAHEGAYDGFFCPCHGSVYDTSGRIRQGPAPANLPIPPYAFVSDSKIKIG, encoded by the coding sequence GTGACGACAACGTCTTCGGCGCAGCATACGCGCCGTGATTTCCTGTACGTAGCCACTGGGGCCGTGGCTGCCGTTGGTGCTGCGGCTGCCGCCTGGCCGCTGATTTCTCAAATGAATCCAGATGCTTCGACCATCGCGGCGGGTGCGCCGATCGAAGTCGATCTCACCCCGATTGCCGAGGGGCAGGACATCAAGGTGTTCTGGCGGGGCAAGCCGATCTATATCAGCCACCGCACCAAGAAGCAGATCGACGACGCGCGTGCAGTTCCCGTTTCCAGCCTGCCCGATCCGCAGACCGATCAAGCCCGCGTCAAGGAAGGCCACGACCAGTGGTTGGTCGTGATCGGCATCTGCACCCATCTCGGCTGTATCCCGATTGCGCATGAAGGCGCCTATGACGGCTTCTTCTGCCCCTGCCATGGTTCGGTCTACGACACCTCCGGCCGTATTCGTCAGGGACCGGCTCCCGCCAATCTGCCGATTCCCCCTTACGCCTTCGTCTCCGACAGCAAGATCAAGATCGGCTGA
- a CDS encoding TonB-dependent siderophore receptor — MTTAHYPQRIALLPAIRSLGLCAVSGFALCLPTESAQAQSTLPAVTVDAPQQRARSAVSRPAQRVSSSRTARSNRALRAPQTAPVAAVRPNAGERAGGPVVGFVATRSGTGTKTDTPLIETPQSISVVTTDQVRNQGAESMGAALHYTAGVSGDVNGGSDTRFGGLQIRGFDMTMPGLYLDGLRLPSSQYVHFLGLDPYGAERLEVLKGPSSAMYGGSGTGGLLNYVSKLPTAQQFGEISVSGGSFNRYQGEFDIGGPANKEGTVLYRLTGVVRDGNTQVDFSKDNRVFVAPAVTFKPNEDTSITFLSNYQKDEAGWGLQFLPPSGTVFPNNGRTIPVNRFIGEPGMNVFNTEQASVGYLFSHNINDSLTFRQNLRYSWMHNVQKSFYGTGYVDEAAGLVGRGGSAGESTINNFAVDNQLQAKFDTGILRHTVLFGIDYRNTTFRDYADYYTTTTLNIFAPVYANNWTNWGRYDDNTIKQSQVGIYLQDQIKLGRLSFQLGGRQDFVTTDLDNHLAGSATTTDASAFTGRAAVMYNFDNGVAPYFSYSESFLPVLNIDAAGNLLKPETGKQYEVGIKYQPVGINALITLAAFDLTRSNVVVWAPGATFPTQTGEVNSRGIELEGTATLTEGFNVRGGYAYIDAIVTSDPVNAGKAPTTVPLNRFSVWSDYTFQGGPLAGVQVGGGVRYVGSTAGDAANTFAVPASTAIDTLVAYTKNNWRLAFNVTNVADTRFVAACYGVTSCFYAEGRKAIAKLTYRW, encoded by the coding sequence ATGACGACAGCACATTACCCGCAACGTATCGCACTCCTTCCAGCCATCCGCAGCCTCGGCCTGTGCGCCGTAAGCGGGTTCGCTCTGTGCCTCCCCACGGAGAGCGCCCAGGCGCAATCGACACTCCCCGCCGTAACCGTGGACGCGCCGCAGCAGCGCGCACGCTCCGCTGTATCGCGGCCAGCACAGCGCGTCTCTAGCAGCCGTACCGCGCGCAGCAACCGCGCCCTCCGCGCACCGCAGACAGCGCCGGTCGCCGCCGTCCGTCCAAACGCCGGCGAGCGTGCCGGTGGTCCTGTGGTCGGCTTCGTCGCTACCCGCAGCGGCACCGGTACCAAGACCGACACGCCGCTGATCGAAACACCGCAGTCGATCTCCGTGGTAACCACCGACCAAGTCCGCAACCAGGGCGCGGAGTCGATGGGCGCCGCCCTGCACTACACCGCGGGCGTCAGCGGCGACGTCAATGGCGGCTCCGACACACGTTTCGGCGGCCTGCAGATTCGCGGCTTCGACATGACCATGCCCGGCCTCTATCTCGACGGCCTGCGGTTGCCGAGCAGCCAATATGTGCACTTCCTCGGACTCGACCCATATGGCGCCGAACGTCTCGAAGTTTTGAAAGGCCCTTCCTCCGCCATGTATGGCGGCAGCGGCACCGGCGGCCTGCTCAACTATGTCAGCAAGCTGCCGACCGCACAGCAGTTCGGAGAAATCTCGGTCTCCGGTGGCAGCTTCAACCGCTATCAGGGAGAATTCGACATCGGCGGCCCCGCCAACAAGGAGGGTACGGTGTTGTATCGCCTGACCGGAGTGGTGCGCGATGGCAATACGCAGGTGGACTTCTCCAAGGACAACCGCGTCTTCGTCGCGCCTGCCGTGACCTTCAAACCGAACGAAGACACGTCGATCACCTTCCTCTCCAACTATCAGAAGGACGAAGCCGGCTGGGGCCTGCAATTCCTACCGCCCTCGGGCACGGTGTTTCCGAACAACGGCCGCACCATTCCGGTCAACCGCTTCATCGGCGAGCCCGGCATGAACGTGTTCAACACCGAGCAGGCATCGGTCGGCTACCTGTTCTCGCACAACATCAATGACAGCCTGACCTTCCGGCAGAACCTGCGCTATTCGTGGATGCACAACGTGCAGAAGAGTTTCTACGGCACGGGTTATGTGGATGAAGCCGCCGGCCTGGTCGGCCGCGGCGGCAGCGCCGGCGAGTCGACCATCAACAACTTCGCCGTCGACAACCAGCTGCAGGCCAAGTTCGACACAGGCATCCTGCGCCACACGGTGCTGTTCGGCATCGACTATCGCAACACCACGTTCCGCGACTATGCCGACTACTACACGACGACGACGCTGAATATCTTCGCACCGGTCTATGCGAACAACTGGACCAATTGGGGCCGATATGACGACAACACCATCAAACAGTCGCAGGTCGGAATCTATCTGCAGGACCAGATCAAGCTCGGACGGCTGTCGTTCCAGCTCGGCGGGCGTCAGGACTTCGTGACCACCGATCTCGACAACCATCTCGCGGGGAGCGCGACCACCACCGACGCATCGGCCTTCACTGGCCGCGCAGCGGTGATGTACAATTTCGATAACGGTGTGGCGCCCTATTTCAGCTATTCGGAATCCTTCCTCCCGGTGCTCAATATCGATGCCGCCGGCAACCTGCTGAAGCCGGAAACCGGCAAGCAGTATGAAGTCGGCATTAAGTATCAGCCGGTCGGCATCAATGCGCTGATCACCCTCGCGGCCTTCGATCTGACGCGCTCCAACGTCGTGGTCTGGGCGCCGGGTGCGACCTTCCCGACCCAGACCGGCGAAGTGAATTCGCGCGGCATCGAACTCGAAGGCACAGCAACGCTGACCGAAGGCTTCAATGTTCGCGGTGGCTATGCGTATATCGATGCTATCGTCACCTCCGACCCGGTGAATGCCGGCAAAGCCCCCACCACCGTGCCGCTCAACCGATTCTCGGTGTGGAGCGACTACACGTTCCAGGGCGGCCCGCTCGCCGGCGTGCAGGTCGGCGGCGGCGTCCGCTATGTCGGCTCGACTGCTGGCGACGCGGCAAACACATTTGCGGTTCCTGCCTCGACCGCCATCGACACTCTCGTCGCCTATACCAAAAACAACTGGCGGCTGGCGTTCAACGTCACCAACGTCGCGGACACCCGCTTTGTCGCTGCATGCTACGGCGTCACGAGCTGCTTCTATGCAGAAGGCCGCAAGGCGATCGCCAAGCTGACATATCGCTGGTGA
- the fsrB gene encoding siderophore utilization protein FsrB codes for MRSIFGRLHRWAGLLTAAFLFFSGVTGAVISWDHELDDLLNSKLKDVTTQGPAKSSIELANLIEQRDPRARVIHMNMTPEKNESLSFFVLPRIDPETKKRYTLDYNQIFLDPNTGEELGRRYWGAVWPITRENFVSFLYKLHYTMHIPEFWGSDRWGMRILGVIAIIWTIDCFVGFYLTLPSRKRAKPDRDPSVARELGKGFWARWKPAWMIKTSGSAYRINFDIHRAFSLWTWGLLFIVAFTAFSLNLYFEVFSPLMKTVSNYTPTPYEQREYRHLDHPIEPKMTWAQIYERAQADGKARGWDTPVGSLFYGPAHGIYQAGFFHPGDDHGAAGVGPAQLYYDSEDGRPLGEKLPWVGTAADIFVQMQFPLHSGRILGLPGRILISLMGLVVAALSVTGVVIWWKKRRARLRVRRDTATRASTQLAPAE; via the coding sequence ATGAGATCGATCTTCGGGCGCCTGCATCGCTGGGCTGGGCTGTTGACTGCTGCCTTCCTGTTCTTCTCCGGTGTCACTGGCGCGGTCATCTCGTGGGATCACGAGCTCGACGACTTGCTCAACAGCAAGCTGAAGGACGTCACCACTCAAGGACCAGCGAAGTCATCGATCGAGCTCGCCAATCTGATCGAGCAGCGTGATCCGCGCGCGCGTGTCATTCACATGAACATGACGCCGGAGAAGAACGAATCGCTGTCCTTCTTCGTGCTGCCACGCATCGATCCGGAGACGAAGAAGCGCTACACGCTCGACTACAACCAGATATTCCTCGACCCCAATACCGGAGAGGAACTGGGGCGACGTTATTGGGGCGCAGTGTGGCCGATCACCCGTGAGAACTTCGTCTCGTTTCTCTACAAACTGCATTACACGATGCACATCCCCGAATTCTGGGGCAGCGATCGCTGGGGCATGCGCATCCTCGGCGTCATCGCCATCATCTGGACCATCGACTGCTTCGTCGGTTTCTATCTGACACTGCCTTCGCGCAAGCGTGCCAAACCCGATCGCGATCCCTCGGTCGCACGTGAACTCGGGAAGGGATTCTGGGCCCGCTGGAAACCCGCCTGGATGATCAAAACTTCAGGCAGCGCCTATCGCATTAATTTCGACATTCACCGAGCCTTCAGCCTCTGGACCTGGGGGCTCCTGTTCATCGTCGCTTTCACAGCGTTCTCGCTGAATCTCTATTTTGAAGTGTTCTCGCCGCTGATGAAGACGGTCTCGAACTACACGCCCACGCCTTACGAGCAACGCGAGTACCGCCACCTCGACCATCCGATCGAACCGAAGATGACCTGGGCACAGATCTACGAGCGCGCGCAGGCCGACGGCAAGGCACGCGGCTGGGATACCCCGGTCGGCTCGCTGTTCTACGGCCCGGCACACGGGATCTATCAGGCCGGTTTCTTCCATCCCGGCGACGACCACGGTGCTGCCGGCGTCGGCCCTGCTCAGCTCTACTACGATAGCGAGGATGGCCGGCCGCTCGGTGAGAAGCTGCCCTGGGTCGGCACCGCCGCCGACATCTTCGTGCAGATGCAGTTTCCCTTGCATTCGGGAAGAATTCTGGGTCTGCCCGGCCGCATCCTGATCTCGCTGATGGGTCTCGTGGTGGCGGCCCTGTCGGTGACCGGCGTGGTAATCTGGTGGAAGAAGCGACGGGCTCGACTGCGGGTGCGCAGAGACACGGCGACGCGGGCGAGCACGCAACTCGCGCCGGCAGAGTGA
- a CDS encoding tRNA (cytidine(34)-2'-O)-methyltransferase produces MRIALYQPDIPQNTGTILRLCACLDIEAHIIEPAGFPISDRHFRRAGMDYLDQVSIVRHISWRHFDGWRREAGYRLALFTTKGAEPYLAHSYSDNEVLLFGRESAGVPEEVAAAADSRVVIPMRASLRSINLAMTVAMALGEALRQTRGLGP; encoded by the coding sequence ATGCGCATCGCCCTTTATCAACCCGACATCCCGCAGAATACCGGCACTATCCTGCGTCTATGTGCCTGCCTCGATATCGAGGCGCATATCATCGAGCCGGCGGGTTTTCCGATCTCCGATCGTCACTTCCGCCGTGCAGGGATGGACTATCTCGACCAGGTCTCAATCGTCCGGCACATCTCGTGGCGGCATTTTGACGGGTGGCGGCGAGAGGCCGGCTACAGGCTCGCGCTGTTCACAACCAAGGGTGCGGAGCCCTATCTGGCGCACAGCTACTCGGACAATGAGGTCCTGCTGTTCGGTCGCGAGAGCGCCGGCGTACCGGAGGAGGTCGCCGCCGCTGCCGACAGCCGCGTCGTCATCCCGATGCGCGCGAGTCTGCGTTCGATCAATCTGGCGATGACAGTGGCGATGGCGCTCGGCGAAGCGCTGCGACAGACACGCGGGCTGGGCCCTTAG